The genome window CTGGCGTTCTATCGTGCGACGGGCTTTGAGGTGGTGGGTGAACGCCTTTTCGAAGTGGGCGAGCACCGCTACCGAGACAAAATTCTCGCGAAAGCCCTCTGAGAGGCGGACCTGGAATCGAGCTCGTTTTTAGGCTCGTGGGTTTTTCCCTTGCGCTCCGTGTGGGGCGTCATTTCCCTGAGCCCTCACAACTCTGGAGAGATGGCTGAGTGGTCGAAAGCGGCGCTTTGCTAAAGCGTTGTAGGTGTAAAAACCTACCGGGGGTTCGAATCCCCCTCTCTCCGCCATTCGACGCGCGCCATTCGGCGCTTGTCTTAGGGCCCGGGGGATGAGAATCCCGCGTGAGCGGGACGAAACCGCGAAAGCGGTTGAGCCCTTGGGTTCGACGACTGAGCCCAAAGCGAAGCGGAGGGCGATGGAGATGGGACCGCCAGCAGGCGGTGGGCAAGGCCCCGCAGGTGCCGCGAAAGCGGACCGGAGCCAATCCCCCTCTCTCCGCCATTCGACGCGCGCCATTCAGAGTGTCAGGTCAGCGCCCCTGGCGACGCAGCCTCACGGGCGCAGTCTCGCCGTCCTTCCAGAAACCCGGGATGTAGGTGACCGTCTGCGCCTTTGGAATTCCCCTCTGGTAGGCGTCCGCCATGATCGCGAGTTGCTCCATCGCGCGTTGCCCGACGAGGCGGTGGTTTTGGACCATTCCCGCCAGGTGGGGAAGACTGGGAGGCACGTCGAGAGAGGCGAAGGCGACGTCGTGCGGGAGGCGGATTCCCGACGTTGCGAATATGTCGAGCAGCTCGTTCCAATTGGAGATGATCACATCAACCGCGTGCTCGCGCATCCAATTGCTGACAATTCGAGCGAGATCCGGGACGTCAGAAAGGTGGAAGAACAGAGGAGGAACGCACTCCTCCGAAGGCAGTGATTCCTGCTCCACAAGCACGCCCATCCCGAACGACTCGGCGAGGCGCTCCTGGTCCTCGTGCGCAGTCGCAAGACCGATGCGCCTGTAGCCAAGCCTCCGAAGCGAACGCATCGCCAGGCGGGCGACCTGTAGTTGGTCGTTGGATACCGCATCGATGTCCGGCTTCAGGTGCAGGCACTCGATCTTTACTGCGCAAAACTGGTCCCAATCGAGGTCGAGCTCCTGGATGTCGATCTCGAACGTGGAGAGCAGGACGCTTGTGACCCCCCGCGCGTTCAGGATGCTATTGAGGCGGGACGGACTGAGGTGATCGCGGCCGACGACGAAGATGTCGAGGGAATGGCCGCGGGCCTCCGCAACGGCGGTGGCGCCGGCGTACACCTGCGGCTTGTAGGGATTGCCGCCGAAAAAGCGCCCGGCCCCGGAATGCACCACGAAGGCCGAGTTGAGGGTCTTGGCGCGCTGCTTCACGCGCGAACGGTGGAAGTTGAACGCGTCAAGAAGCGGGTCGCGCTGGTAGCCGAGTTCCCGGGCTGCCTCGCGTATGACCGCCCGGGTACGCTCGGGGATGCTAGGGTGGTCCCGCAGTGCGAGGGACACGGTTGTGACGTGCACACCGACGCGCGCGCCGATGTCAGCGAGTGTGGGAGCCCTGCGACGCACGTTCTGGGGGGTGGAGTCAGCCATGGCGTGGTGGGGCGCTGGGGCCGTCGCGCCAGATGCTTTGCACGGAGGTTGCGGATGGGAACTCGGGTAGGCCGGGCTCGCCCGCCTTGAGTTGGGTGACGACGATCGATACGGCACGTTCGCCCACGATGCGGTATTGCGGCCACGTACCGGCTAGGTGGCTGTGCGCGGCGGGATCGCAGGCGCTAAGCGTGGCGCATGCTATATCGGTGGGGACTCGAAACCCCGCCTGCTCGAGGATCGACTGGATTTGCGTGAGGTTGCACAGGACTGCATCGAGCTTGTGTCGTCGGACCCACCTCCCGAGGAGGACTGCGAGGTCCTCGCACCTCATGTTGTAGGGATAGAGTAAGGGAGGAATCCGGCGCTCCTCGGGGAAGGCCGAGACTTCCATCAGGAAACCGGCAGTGTGCCTGTGCGCGCAGGCGTCCTCATCTGCGCGACCAACCGCCATGCCGATGCGCCGGTAGCCTAGGCGATCAAGGTTACGGATGGCCAGGCGGACTTCGCGCAGCTGGTCGTTGCCCACTACGGTCGCGTCGGGCTCCATGTGCCGGGAGTGTATCTTTGCGACCGCATAGACGTCCCAGTTGAGCGCGATCTCGGAGAAACCTGGCACGAAGGAGGCGAGGATAATCCCGGTTATCCCATCGTTTTGGAGATGCTGGGTGAGGCTGCGTGCGTCGTGATGGTCTTCGCCGACGGAGAGGACTTCCAAGTCGTAACCAAGCAGACGTGCCTGGGAGCTGGCGCCCTCCAGCATTGCTTTCCGTTGGGGAGGTCGATCGGCCTCGGCCCCGCCAGCTATATTTTCAATGAATGCAATGCGGGGAGTCCGGGTGCTCCGCTCACTGTCACGACGGAAACGACTCAGGGCGAGGTACACCGGGTTGCGCTCATAGCCCATCGTTTCGGCGAGCTTCGCGATCCGTTCGCGAGTCTCCGCAGGGATGCTTGGATGCCCGCGCAAAGCCTTCGAAATCGTAGTGGCGTGGAAGCCCGAAGCGCGCGCGAGGTCACGCAGGGTTGGCCTGTGCCCGCCATTGGCGGGGGACTGCGAGGGGTGGGGCATGGGGGATGCGCGGCCTGGAGGACGCAAACGACAACTATAACAGTGGAGTGCCAAGGCTACCCGAGGTCCACTCTAACATTTGGCGTAACCGGTCGCTTCTGGCCCACCGGATACCGGGGCATTTACCAAGGGTAGGTGCTTGCCAAC of Opitutaceae bacterium contains these proteins:
- a CDS encoding LacI family DNA-binding transcriptional regulator; this encodes MPHPSQSPANGGHRPTLRDLARASGFHATTISKALRGHPSIPAETRERIAKLAETMGYERNPVYLALSRFRRDSERSTRTPRIAFIENIAGGAEADRPPQRKAMLEGASSQARLLGYDLEVLSVGEDHHDARSLTQHLQNDGITGIILASFVPGFSEIALNWDVYAVAKIHSRHMEPDATVVGNDQLREVRLAIRNLDRLGYRRIGMAVGRADEDACAHRHTAGFLMEVSAFPEERRIPPLLYPYNMRCEDLAVLLGRWVRRHKLDAVLCNLTQIQSILEQAGFRVPTDIACATLSACDPAAHSHLAGTWPQYRIVGERAVSIVVTQLKAGEPGLPEFPSATSVQSIWRDGPSAPPRHG
- a CDS encoding LacI family DNA-binding transcriptional regulator produces the protein MADSTPQNVRRRAPTLADIGARVGVHVTTVSLALRDHPSIPERTRAVIREAARELGYQRDPLLDAFNFHRSRVKQRAKTLNSAFVVHSGAGRFFGGNPYKPQVYAGATAVAEARGHSLDIFVVGRDHLSPSRLNSILNARGVTSVLLSTFEIDIQELDLDWDQFCAVKIECLHLKPDIDAVSNDQLQVARLAMRSLRRLGYRRIGLATAHEDQERLAESFGMGVLVEQESLPSEECVPPLFFHLSDVPDLARIVSNWMREHAVDVIISNWNELLDIFATSGIRLPHDVAFASLDVPPSLPHLAGMVQNHRLVGQRAMEQLAIMADAYQRGIPKAQTVTYIPGFWKDGETAPVRLRRQGR